The Candidatus Woesearchaeota archaeon region TGCTCCAGAGCGAAGCCTGGTCAAACGCGCAGGACTCAGATGCGGTGCGATACTTAAGACCAGCTAGGACATCCTGTCCCTTAGAGCTTTGGCAGCAGAATTGCCTTGGCAAGGAATGGGTCCGAGGGTTCGAATCCCTTCCTCCGCATTACATTTTTATATTGGACTGTATTTTCTTAATAAAAGGGGGATCTGAACAAGAGTGGCAAAGATGAAAAGAAGCAGATTGGTTTTAATAATGCTCTGCATGATCTTGCTTAATTTATCAATAGCTTCAGCCATAACAATAACCCCCAGAATATCAAAAGACAACTACCAGATTTTTATGTTCTCTATTTTGGGAATAACAGACGTGACATTGTCAGTCACCACTGAAAAGCTCGCCTTCACTAATCTTCACCTGCAACTTTCAGAGGAATTCGCCAACATAAGCCTGAAGGTTGAAAAACTAGATGGCCCTCCTGAGGGCTTGGGAGCTCCTGGAGGAGCCTATCAGCACATCAGGGTTATAAATTCAAAAATACGCGACGCAACAGTGGATTTTCTGATAATCGAATTCAGGGTAAAAAAATCATGGCTTTCTGAAAATGGAATTAAAGACTCTGATGTTATTTTAACAAGGTACACATACAGCTATAGCTGGGTTGAGCTGCCAACAAGCAAAATAGCGGAGAGCATAGAGTATATCTATTATGAGGCGAAATCTCCTGGCTTTGATTATTTAAGCTATTTTTCGATTTTTGCAAAAAGGCCTGTGGAACAAATGACAATGCAAAAACCCAATTCAACTGCAATACTGCAAAGCATCAATTACAGTTCAGGCAGTTCGGTTGCAAATGAAACTGCTATGGTTGTTGAATATAAAACCCAAGAAAATAAAACACCAATTCAAAAATTATTAGGTATGATTTATGCTATTTTTGGAAGAAAGTAGGTTATACTTAAAAATGCAGCAAATCCTGTTCAGAAGCACAAACAAAAACTCAGAATTAGTTGATTTTAAAACTGCGTTATTAACTGGCCAAGCCCCGGATTACGGGCTTTATATGCCTGTTTACGCGCCTAAGTTAAGCAAAGAAGTTATTGCTTCTATGAAAAAGATGAGCTATGATGAAATAGCTTTTATTGTTACAAAAGAGTTTCTTAAAGAAGAGATCAGCGATGAAGAATTAAGGAGAATAACAAAAGAAGCCTATAATTTTGGCATACCGCTGGAAAAAGTCAGGGATAAAATTCATGTCATGAGGCTGGACAGGGGGCCAACAGCTTCTTTCAAGGATTTTGCAGCCAGAATGATGACAAGGCTTATGCAGTATTTTGCTGGAAAAGAAAATAAGCAATTAACAGTCTTAGTCGCAACATCAGGCGATACAGGCGGGGCAGTGGCAGATGCCTTTTATGGATTGCAAAACATCAATGTAGTGATTTTATTCCCTGAAAAAGAAGTTACGGGAAGGCAAAGAAAGCAGATGACTACTTTGGGCAGGAATGTAAAAGCTATTGCTGTTAAAGGCGTATTTGACGATTGCCAGGCCATTGTCAAGAGGGCGTTTAATGATAAAGAGCTAAACGAATTAGATTTAACATCTGCTAACTCCATTAATATAGGGAGATTATTGCCGCAGTCAGTGTATTATTTTTACGCTTATGCCAGACTGGCGAAAGAAGGGGAAAAAATAATATTTTCAGTCCCAT contains the following coding sequences:
- a CDS encoding PGF-pre-PGF domain-containing protein — protein: MAKMKRSRLVLIMLCMILLNLSIASAITITPRISKDNYQIFMFSILGITDVTLSVTTEKLAFTNLHLQLSEEFANISLKVEKLDGPPEGLGAPGGAYQHIRVINSKIRDATVDFLIIEFRVKKSWLSENGIKDSDVILTRYTYSYSWVELPTSKIAESIEYIYYEAKSPGFDYLSYFSIFAKRPVEQMTMQKPNSTAILQSINYSSGSSVANETAMVVEYKTQENKTPIQKLLGMIYAIFGRK
- the thrC gene encoding threonine synthase, which gives rise to MQQILFRSTNKNSELVDFKTALLTGQAPDYGLYMPVYAPKLSKEVIASMKKMSYDEIAFIVTKEFLKEEISDEELRRITKEAYNFGIPLEKVRDKIHVMRLDRGPTASFKDFAARMMTRLMQYFAGKENKQLTVLVATSGDTGGAVADAFYGLQNINVVILFPEKEVTGRQRKQMTTLGRNVKAIAVKGVFDDCQAIVKRAFNDKELNELDLTSANSINIGRLLPQSVYYFYAYARLAKEGEKIIFSVPSGNFGNLMGGVFAREMGLPIERFIAATNENDEFANFLKTGNYEPVVPSRKCSSNAMNVGHPSNLARLIDLYGGWLFDERNEKGEVVRKGILNKKPDMEKLRKDFISFSITDEEANKAIKEVYKKYKILLEPHGAVGFAALEKAKISKDELAVSLETADPAKFPKEIKALLGIEPKAPKSLSELDGRGENFEIISNDYEEFKEMLLKS